The Macaca fascicularis isolate 582-1 chromosome 11, T2T-MFA8v1.1 genome includes a region encoding these proteins:
- the CCDC92 gene encoding coiled-coil domain-containing protein 92 isoform X3 — translation MITVLENTIKEREKKYLEELKAKSHKLTLLSSELEQRASTIAYLTSQLHAAKKKLMSSSGTSDASPSGSPVLASYKPAPPKDKLPETPRRRMKKSLSAPLHPEFEEVYRFGAESRKLLLREPVDAMPDPTPFLLARESAEVHLIKERPLVIPPIASDRSSEQHSPAREKPHKAHVGVAHRIHHATPPQAQPEVKTLAVDQVNGSKVVRKHSGTDRTV, via the coding sequence ATGATCACAGTGCTGGAGAACACCATCAAGGAGCGGGAGAAGAAGTACCTGGAGGAGCTGAAGGCCAAGAGCCACAAGCTGACCCTGCTATCTAGCGAGCTGGAGCAGCGGGCCAGCACCATCGCCTACCTGACCTCCCAGCTGCACGCCGCCAAGAAGAAGCTCATGAGCTCCAGCGGGACCTCAGATGCCAGCCCGTCAGGGAGCCCGGTGCTGGCCAGCTACAAGCCAGCGCCCCCCAAAGACAAGCTACCTGAAACGCCTCGCCGCCGCATGAAAAAGAGCCTCTCAGCCCCCTTGCACCCGGAATTTGAAGAGGTCTACAGATTCGGGGCAGAGAGCAGGAAACTCCTTTTGCGGGAACCAGTGGATGCTATGCCCGACCCTACCCCATTTCTCCTGGCTAGGGAGTCCGCCGAGGTCCACCTCATCAAAGAGAGGCCCCTCGTCATCCCCCCCATCGCCTCTGACCGAAGCAGCGAGCAGCACAGCCCGGCCCGCGAAAAGCCGCACAAAGCCCACGTTGGGGTGGCGCATCGGATCCACCACGCCACCCCGCCGCAGGCCCAACCCGAGGTGAAGACCCTGGCGGTTGACCAGGTGAACGGAAGCAAGGTGGTGAGGAAGCACTCAGGGACGGACAGAACTGTGTGA
- the CCDC92 gene encoding coiled-coil domain-containing protein 92 isoform X2 yields the protein MAATNLENQLHSAQKNLLFLQREHASTLKGLHSEIRRLQQHCTDLTYELTVKSSEQTGDGTSRSSELKKRCEELEAQLKVKENENAELLKELEQKNAMITVLENTIKEREKKYLEELKAKSHKLTLLSSELEQRASTIAYLTSQLHAAKKKLMSSSGTSDASPSGSPVLASYKPAPPKDKLPETPRRRMKKSLSAPLHPEFEEVYRFGAESRKLLLREPVDAMPDPTPFLLARESAEVHLIKERPLVIPPIASDRSSEQHSPAREKPHKAHVGVAHRIHHATPPQAQPEVKTLAVDQVNGSKVVRKHSGTDRTV from the exons ATGGCAGCCACAAACCTGGAGAACCAGCTGCACAGCGCACAGAAGAACCTCCTGTTCCTTCAGCGGGAGCATGCCAGCACACTCAAGGGGCTGCACTCCGAGATCAGGCGGCTGCAGCAGCACTGCACAG ATTTAACATATGAGCTGACAGTCAAAAGTTCGGAACAGACAG GAGATGGGACTTCTAGAAGCAGCGAATTAAAGAAAAGATGTGAAGAGCTGGAAGCCCAACTGAAAGTGAAAGAGAACGAAAATGCTGAGTTGTTGAAAGAACTGGAGCAAAAAAACGCGATGATCACAGTGCTGGAGAACACCATCAAGGAGCGGGAGAAGAAGTACCTGGAGGAGCTGAAGGCCAAGAGCCACAAGCTGACCCTGCTATCTAGCGAGCTGGAGCAGCGGGCCAGCACCATCGCCTACCTGACCTCCCAGCTGCACGCCGCCAAGAAGAAGCTCATGAGCTCCAGCGGGACCTCAGATGCCAGCCCGTCAGGGAGCCCGGTGCTGGCCAGCTACAAGCCAGCGCCCCCCAAAGACAAGCTACCTGAAACGCCTCGCCGCCGCATGAAAAAGAGCCTCTCAGCCCCCTTGCACCCGGAATTTGAAGAGGTCTACAGATTCGGGGCAGAGAGCAGGAAACTCCTTTTGCGGGAACCAGTGGATGCTATGCCCGACCCTACCCCATTTCTCCTGGCTAGGGAGTCCGCCGAGGTCCACCTCATCAAAGAGAGGCCCCTCGTCATCCCCCCCATCGCCTCTGACCGAAGCAGCGAGCAGCACAGCCCGGCCCGCGAAAAGCCGCACAAAGCCCACGTTGGGGTGGCGCATCGGATCCACCACGCCACCCCGCCGCAGGCCCAACCCGAGGTGAAGACCCTGGCGGTTGACCAGGTGAACGGAAGCAAGGTGGTGAGGAAGCACTCAGGGACGGACAGAACTGTGTGA
- the CCDC92 gene encoding coiled-coil domain-containing protein 92 isoform X1 produces MTSPHFSSYDEGPLDVSMAATNLENQLHSAQKNLLFLQREHASTLKGLHSEIRRLQQHCTDLTYELTVKSSEQTGDGTSRSSELKKRCEELEAQLKVKENENAELLKELEQKNAMITVLENTIKEREKKYLEELKAKSHKLTLLSSELEQRASTIAYLTSQLHAAKKKLMSSSGTSDASPSGSPVLASYKPAPPKDKLPETPRRRMKKSLSAPLHPEFEEVYRFGAESRKLLLREPVDAMPDPTPFLLARESAEVHLIKERPLVIPPIASDRSSEQHSPAREKPHKAHVGVAHRIHHATPPQAQPEVKTLAVDQVNGSKVVRKHSGTDRTV; encoded by the exons ATGACTTCACCACATTTCTCGAGTTACGATGAAG GTCCCCTGGATGTCAGCATGGCAGCCACAAACCTGGAGAACCAGCTGCACAGCGCACAGAAGAACCTCCTGTTCCTTCAGCGGGAGCATGCCAGCACACTCAAGGGGCTGCACTCCGAGATCAGGCGGCTGCAGCAGCACTGCACAG ATTTAACATATGAGCTGACAGTCAAAAGTTCGGAACAGACAG GAGATGGGACTTCTAGAAGCAGCGAATTAAAGAAAAGATGTGAAGAGCTGGAAGCCCAACTGAAAGTGAAAGAGAACGAAAATGCTGAGTTGTTGAAAGAACTGGAGCAAAAAAACGCGATGATCACAGTGCTGGAGAACACCATCAAGGAGCGGGAGAAGAAGTACCTGGAGGAGCTGAAGGCCAAGAGCCACAAGCTGACCCTGCTATCTAGCGAGCTGGAGCAGCGGGCCAGCACCATCGCCTACCTGACCTCCCAGCTGCACGCCGCCAAGAAGAAGCTCATGAGCTCCAGCGGGACCTCAGATGCCAGCCCGTCAGGGAGCCCGGTGCTGGCCAGCTACAAGCCAGCGCCCCCCAAAGACAAGCTACCTGAAACGCCTCGCCGCCGCATGAAAAAGAGCCTCTCAGCCCCCTTGCACCCGGAATTTGAAGAGGTCTACAGATTCGGGGCAGAGAGCAGGAAACTCCTTTTGCGGGAACCAGTGGATGCTATGCCCGACCCTACCCCATTTCTCCTGGCTAGGGAGTCCGCCGAGGTCCACCTCATCAAAGAGAGGCCCCTCGTCATCCCCCCCATCGCCTCTGACCGAAGCAGCGAGCAGCACAGCCCGGCCCGCGAAAAGCCGCACAAAGCCCACGTTGGGGTGGCGCATCGGATCCACCACGCCACCCCGCCGCAGGCCCAACCCGAGGTGAAGACCCTGGCGGTTGACCAGGTGAACGGAAGCAAGGTGGTGAGGAAGCACTCAGGGACGGACAGAACTGTGTGA